The nucleotide window cgatagtttcatgtcgataactaacatacCTCGTTTCACTCTGTGTACGTGCTAGTTATGCGTAAcgctttcgaactctatatgctattatcaaacttgtatgctcacctttacactatgtgtattgacttttactttaacgtatgtggcaggtgcttaagttgctaggatgcttaattgcacggtgatgaaatcgaggctagggaaggtATAGAaaccaataaacaattgtctgtaataagaatctgagttgtcagaacagaacaatttgactagatctttctgtagtaattgtattatcatttatgacatggtatgggacatgttgctttaaatatctggtaaatatatagttgttatggaaacttctggacagtctgtttcgctcagtgtcgcgccccggtgtttccgccatcggttggggtgtgacatattaaGAAACCgaaaggacaaattttaaacctcTGGCGTAAAAAAAACAGGTTATCATAATTAtgattaacctcttcatttaccataaagatgcattttaaacactataaaagacTGATGATtagtttgattcaaaacatcaacaattgtCTTTTAAAAACCTGTCCTCTCAAAAAACGAATCAAAATCTGCAACACCAACAATACTCTACATAGCAAACACatgcttctaccactggtcgGACACAACGATGTTAAAATGCAATTCTCTAGATGGTTGCTAGAAGAAAACAGAGCTGATGAAGTACTAAACAGAAAAATCGACATCATCAGTGATAATAATTATAAGAAAACCTGGAGCAGCATTGGATTGCTtcatgaagtcctccactctcctacATCAGACTTCAAGAACAATGCAGAAGAGTTTACCACTGGTTGCTCGAAGAAAACAAAGCTGAAATATATTAATACTTTACAATAAAAATtatcaacagtttaaaagaatccacaaacctaaaataacccgcaactaattgtatgaatttcaaacatCTGATTAGGCTAAAATATAAAGCGATAATTAGTAGATcagttcaaaatttaaaattccAGATTACAGAAAAAAAACATACTCtcaacgatgttgcaacaatgatgttCGAAGAATTATGTGAACCACAAAGATCTGTATCGGAGATGAACCGACTGAATATGGAAATtctgcatttgagagagagagggagagattgCTCACGGATATGAGTGAGAGAgataaattgaaatttgaatgtggagTCAGAATCAGTTGtgttatgtatgtatatgtgtatggtttgaattttgaatctggagccagaattttgaattttgaatctagGCAGAGATTTTGATGACGGAGGTTTCAATTTCTTATGCATGAATACATGTATATGGGCAGAGGTTTGATGACAGTGTTTTAAATAGATTTTaaagtgattttatatattaagacttatgatgcaataatgacataagaaaagcattgttggacagcctctctaGATACCACATCAGCatttcttatgtcattgggatttctccgtttatagaaagtatagataagTATTTGGATCATGTACATGACAAAAGATTTGTACGAGACCTACGCGACTAAGAGAGGAAGACAAGTGGCATTGGTTTGTTtggtaatttagtcatttatCATATGAACAACTTCCCCTTTTATTTTCAAACGACTATAAAtttttcatacattaatatttttgaaaaaaaaaatacaccatatTAAAAaccatttcattctctttaattcgagcagcctattgctatagttttcttaaaaaaaattacatgatTTTGAATGCCTCATTAGTTCActatgtgattacgtgattttgaatacccatcaCATGACTACGTGATTGTGAATACCCGTTACATGATTAAACATTCAACATaaaccattacgtgattacacattcaatatatatccattacgtgattacaAATTCAATATGATTTTATAACTAATGTTATTATAATTATGCTTATTATGTGATTACACATTTCAATACcaaaatactataatgaaatccattacatgattacacattcaatataaatccattacgtgattacacattcaatatgatttgttataaatGTTATTACAATTATGCTTATTACATCATTATACATTTCAATAATGCATAGTCAACTATTGTTACATAATTACATAATCACTTAGTGAGGTTTCACATAAAATATTATAATGAAATAACATTACGTAATGGgtttcaaaatcacgtaatcacatagTCATGTGTTgtgtattcaaaatcacgtaatcatgTTTGTAACTTTTTTTGCAAAAACTATTAGGCTGCTCGagttaaagagaatgaaatgttcgttaatacggtgtaatttaaaaaacgtattaacgtatgaaaaagtgtAGATGTTTGAAAATCTAAGGGGAAATAGTTCACTTGTAAAAAGACTATGATACCCTTtacatatttgtttttttttttttcagttgttTGATTATGTTAATTACATAAATGCCACTGCTTAATTTTCAATCCTTGATTTTAGGAGATCGAGGGATTATAGTCTCGTGTATAACTCTTCTCTTATTAATAATACTAGTTTATTTTCCACCCGCACGTTATGGCAgggacccaatgactgcaaaatGTGTGTCAACAACGGCAAGCAAATACCGAATatcaaaatataaataaaaatgacgtggtaaggatagtcactccgtcctaaaaaaacgattttaaataacctaatatataacaataggacccacacgtcttACACGTTGGAATTTCGGTTGTTTTATGTTAATTTATTACgttgctaacacgttaaaatatggatgagctcggtacgaTAACGGCACCGAAattaccgatccggaaaatcttgaaattaggtaccggcaccgtaATTACTCGGTACAATacagtatggtatttgaagggtaagatcaataaatacaggtatggtgctagaccggtgtcgaaccgaaactaacgattctgaaaacgccaaaaggtggatACCAAATtagtaccgaaaatgatttggtacagtaaatttggtaccgatacgataccggtttgattacaggatttgatacgatttgatcatcaataatctaaatatccaagttaattttacatgctacaattcattcactaaaaaaaggacaaaaaagaaagcaaaataagttgttgtgtatataaaacctcatttaaacgaaatacagtttacttaccgtgtgtatgaaaagtaatctaaacggtgcaattacttgcattgctacaaGATTTgttgagctcggtaccaaccgataccgaaaataccgttaccgaaatccccaaaagtgggtacaggtactgaatatacctggtacggtacggttcggtaaaacctcattcaaacgaaatacagtttacttaccgTGTGTAAGTAATCTAAACgatgcaattacttgcattgctacatgatttttgagggtaaaaaccggtgaataacgatgccgaaccggtaccgaaaatataccCGGTTTAATAAATTTAATACCGGTATCGGTACCCGATACTATTTGCTAATCACTTAGTAATGTTactattaaatttatttttaaatttaatgtGTTATGTTACTGTTAattcatttgtttttttaatatatagggtttttatttttaaatttaatatgtTATGTTACTGTTCATTCATttggttttttaatatatagggtaATATGTTACTGTTCattcatttgttttttttaatatatagggtttttatttttaaatttaatatgtTATGTTACTGTTCATTCATttggttttttaatatatagggtaatgtttgacattatttaaaaaaaacttcccaaaaaaaatcaaacacTTTATTCTCTTATTAAAAAACAATTAGGGATACCCCTGAATCTTTCTTCTATATCTGCCACTGTTGCGGATATTTTGCTATCATCAAAACGATATAGATGTTCGCTTTGATTGTTTTCGACCACCCAAACCTATAATGTCCAACCTCCTGCCGCATTGCACGAGAAAAACGTACACCTTATCGTTATAATTTTAAAGCAGTGTTAGTAGAAAAggcaaaacacatgtaaaaatgaCGTGGCGCGACAAGAAAACTCCtagtttattttttttgaacgacatgCCAACTACCGTGACACCGGACACTGTGTCCAAGGTCAACTACTCGACCGCCACAAGCCCCTTGACTCTCCCAGATGCAGGTAAACCCGACCTCGACCCGCCTGAAGGCATGAAAGTGGAATAATCGATAAAACCTTGTCTCCCATCTAAGATGAACCGGCGtcacccgtattcgcccttcacctgaATGCCGCAGAAAATAACAGGGAGAGTGAGAGTCAAACCGATGTCACAAGGAACATCAAGTTTTTCCCTAACCACTCCACCATACCTAATCGGCAAACACCTAGTTTATTAACAAATGAACGTAAAATAACTTGAGTCATAGTTCAGTAAACGTTTACTTCGTTTATAGCCTAGTTGGGACCAATAATTGTACTTTCATAGCCTTTATAACGAAATTTCAATGTTCTCAACCACCAATCCAAACCCACTTGCATAAAAAGCAGAGCAATGATCATTTTGATTTTAAGTCTCTGCTATTTCCTCACATCTTCCGCAAATTCCGCACCACGGGCGCCCTGAATTACACCAGCTACCGTTTCCATGGTCAGTTTCACACTTCCACCATTAGGTTTTGTGATTATAATTCACGCTTTTGATTGTTCATAAGTAGTAGCTAATTATGGTGAGATCTGCAGATGCGGCGAtatccatcatcatcatcttcaacaacaGTATCACAATGTTATGATGTTTTCATGAGCTTCCGCGGGAAGGACACTCGTATGACTTTCACCAGCCATTTATATGACACCTTAATTCAAAACGGTATCAGAACCTACAAAGATGACATGACCCTTGAGCTTGGAAAGCCGATTGCTCCCGAGCTCATACAGGCAATAGAAGCATCAAAAATTGCGGTTGTGATTTTATCTAGACAATACGCAACGTCAAAATGGTGTTTGCAGGAACTTGCAGAGATTGTTGATTGCATGAAACTAGGAATGCTGACTGTTATTCCTATTTTTTACCATGTAACTCCTTGTGACGTGCGCCATCAAAGCAACTGTTTTGAACAAGCATTTTCCGATCATGATGCCAATACCCAAATTGCACCAGGAACAGTGAATATGTGGAGAGCTGCTTTCAAAGAAGTGGGAGCTCTCGCTGGAATGCATGTGACAAAAGACAAGTAGGGTTTTTTTTAACATTACCGTTTTAAAGTTATTTTGCCATGTTGTATATTGGAAGATGTCATAGTACTTAAGCATCTTAACGCAACGGGCAAGATTCTTCTTGTGACTAACTCTCGTGTTTGTCTATCGCAGGGATGAAGCAGAAGTGGTAAGGACGGTTGTGAGCCGAGTTTTAAGTTACTTGTCTAATACAATGCCATTAGATGGCCGCATCGAGCGCAGCCGCAGCGCCGCAACGGCCGTATACGCTGCATCAAGCGCAGCCGCAACGTACGGCGAGCGCAGCGCCGCAACGGCCGTATCCGCTGCATCGAGCGCAGCGCCGCAATGGCCGTATACGCTGCATCAAGCGCAGCCGCCACACGCCGTGAGCGCAGCCACAACCGCGTATCGAGCGCAGTCGCAGCGAGCGCCGCAGGGATCACAACTGCAACATCACCATAGCGAGCGCAGCCATAGCGCCACATCGAGTGCAGCCGCTGCAGCCGCCGTATCGAGCGAAGTCGGAGCGAGCGCCGCCGCAGCTATAATAAATGAAGTAATGGATGAGCTGTTGTATTATTGAAATCATAAAAATAGTGAAaccaaaatatataatacatccTTTCATTTTAGCTGTATTAATTGAAAATAGTGAAaccaaaatatataatacatccTTTCATTTGAGCTGTACTATTTGGAGGCTGTGGAGAGTCTGGAATGAAAAGGTTCTAAATGGAGTTTTCATTCCAGTTAACAAGACGGTGGAGTTCATTAAGGAAGATGCGTTCCTGTGAATTTGCAATAGATTCAAGCTCAAGAAGCCTTCATGGGAGAATTGGAAGACTTTTGATATTGCCAATCTGTTGTAATTTGTCTGTTGTCTTTTTGTTGTTTCTGTTTCGTCTTTTGTTTGTTCCCAGTCTTTTGCTGGctctttacatatatatatataaagtgattttgctgttcaaaaaaaaatttgaaaatcaaatccatttaaactaaaaaacaaaaaatagtCGATGATATAATCAAAACACTAATTTGGGTTGTTAGTCGATGATAGAACTTTAACGAACTTTAACACAAATAATCAAACACGCCTTACTCAACATATATCCCATCGGTGTGGTCAGGTCGTAAGTATGGGTGCCATTAATGTTATGGTAGTTACCCGGTTCGATACCAACAGAAAATGGTGGTAGATCATCAAAATGGTCATATTCTTTCTTGTCAACGACATTATCAACCCCAAGAATCCGCCGTTTACCTTGTAATACGATGTGGTGTGTTCGTTTGCTCGGGTCATTGACATAGAACACTTGTGTAACATGTCTAGCAAGAACGAATGGCTCAGATGCATAGCCATTAATACTTGTAAGGTCAACacgtttaaaaccatatttatcAACTCTAACACTTGTACGGTTATTCACCCACATACATTTGAACACATGAATAATGAAATCATAATAGTCCAATTCCCAAATTTCTTGTATAATATGATCCACTCTATCGAATTCGATGGCTGATGCTATTATTGTAACTCCACTATTCTGCATTGTACTTTTTAGATCTTGCTCTTTGGTGTAGAACGTATAACTGTTAATGTCATACCCTTGGTAATATTTAACCGTAAAGTTTGGGCCCTGTGCTAACATTTTCACGGTTTTATGAATATCAGCTCCCATTACCTTACTTTTCATCCACCTCGAAAACTCTTTGTCATGCTTCGTTACATACCACATTTGTTCCTTACCCGGGTATGTCGACCGTAATGTGTTCAAATGTTCATCAACATATGGAGAAAGACATGTCATATGTTTTAGGACAACTAAATGTGCTAGTTGTAAATTATCATGATTTGGCTTGTATGTTTTCATACCAGCTACTCCTTTACCATCAAGTCGACCCGGATGACGACTTTTAGGGGCAAGCTCCTTACGTATTCCGATTTTCTCCATGTCTCTACGAATATTAAACCCCTCTTTAGTTTTTCCAGGAATGTCTAACAATAAGCCCAACAAACTATCACATACATTTCTTTCAATATGCATAACATCTAGACAATGTCTAACATCTAAATGCTTCCGGTAAGGTAAATCCCAAAAAAAGTGACTTTTTTTTCCAGATCGCTTTTGTATCAATTGCTTTTTTATCGGCTTTTTTGATAATGGCTCTTTTACCGGCTTTTTTTTTATCAATAGCTCTTTTGTTAAGACGAGTTCTTTTTCCCAACACAGTAGTTAATTTTTCGACTCGTGAGAATGCATCAAATTGTTGAATCGGGTTATAGAAATTCGAACCGATATCACCTCTGGTCAATACAATCGCTAACACCCGCTGATTCTTGATGTGGACCAAAATTGTAAGTGTACTGCTACTTTAAACAATTAGTGTTTATACTGTCTATTTGAAGTTTAGGTTAATGTGGATGTGATTATAATTTGGTTGCATTGTTTGTGATCTAACAATTCAGTTTCTTGAATTAGGACATTTAGTCTTGCAACAGTACCGACTATTCAACTACTCTAATTTAATCcgattttatcttattttttaggcaaattggatttaaataatcccattcactattattggccaataataatcccaagtcatttaatcaccaataataatccaaactattcacttttgtttgtaaaaaactccagttaaaaaaacactaactaggttaaaatttgctgatgtggcatctgATGTGGCCCTTTTAGCTGATGTGTCATATGACGTGGCAGTTGATGTggcatttttgatgacgtggcagctgatgtggcagtctaCGTGGCATTTTTTATGAACACTTGAACACATTACGGTCACTGTTTTTAAAGTTAGGGCCATGTGCATCTGTGCTAACCTTTTCACCGTTTTATGAATATCAGCTCCCATTACCTTACTTTTCATCCACCTCGAAAACTCTTTGTCATGCTTCGTTACATACCACATTTGTTCCTTACCCGGGTATGTCGACCGTAATGTGTTCAAGTGTTCATCAACATATGGAGAAAGACATGTCATGTGTTTTAGGACAACTAAATGTGCTAGTTGTAAAGTATCATGATTTGGCTTATATGTTTTCATACCAACTACTCCTTTACCATCAAGTTGACCCGAATGATGACTTTTAGGGACACCAACACTTTCGACACCTTCCAAATAGCCAGTGAAAAAAACAAAATATTGTATTGTAAGTTATACTTAATAACACTAATATGTATATAAAATATTGGAATATATTATACTTGTTGTGATACAATTACCTTGGCAGAACTCAGTCACCTTTTCACAAGTATATCCTTCGACAATACTACCCTCAGGTCGATTTGGGTTTCTTACATAACCTTTTAAGAAACCCATATATCTTTCAAAAGGGTACATATATCGTAGGAATACAGGACCACAAGCCTTAATCTCTTATACGATATGACATATTAGGTGAACCATTATATCAAAAAATGATGGTGGAAAGTACATCTCTAGTTCACAAAGGGTAACGGTAATGTCCTTTTGCCATTCATCCAGCCTTTGAGTTGATGttgttaataaacaaacaaagctttTTGATTGTATGCCGGATCTTATCTGGTAAAAGTCCACGAATAGCGATGGGAATCATATCTGTCATCAAAACATGACAATCATGAGACTTCATTCCAAGCAATTTACGGTCTTTCATTGACACCAACCTTTTAATGTTTGCCGAATAAGTTGATGGAATCTTGATATCACGTAAACATTTACAAAACTTTCCTTTTCTACCTTTGACATAGTATAACAAGCAGGTGGCAGATATAAACGGTTGTCTCTTTCAACGGGGGCAAGCTCCTTACGTATTCCGATTTTCTCCATGTCTCTACGAATATTAAACCCCTCTTTAGTTTTTCCAGGAATGTCTAACAATAAGCCCAACAAACTATCACATACATTTTTTTCAATATGCATAACATCTAGACAATGTCTAACATCTAAATGCTTCCGGTAAGGTAAATCCCAAAAAAAGTGACTTTTTTTTCCAGATCGCTTTTGTATCAATTGCTTTTTTATCGGCTTTTTTGATAATGGCTCTTTTACCGGCTTTTTTTTATCAATAGCTCTTTTGTTAAGACGAGTTCTTTTTCCCAACACAGTAGTTAATTTTTCGACTCGTGAGAATGCATCAAATTGTTGAATCGGGTTATAGAAATTCGAACCGATATCACCTCTGGTCAATACAATCGCTAACACCCGCTGATTCTTGATGTGGACCAAAATTGTAAGTGTACTGCTACTTTAAACAATTAGTGTTTATACTGTCTATTTGAAGTTTAGGTTAATGTGGATGTGATTATAATTTGGTTGCATTGTTTGTGATCTAACAATTCAGTTTCTTGAATTAGGACATTTAGTCTTGCAACAGTACCGACTATTCAACTACTCTAATTTAATCcgattttatcttattttttaggcaaattggatttaaataatcccattcactgttattggccaataataatcccaagtcattTAATCAACAATAATAATCcaaactattcacttttgtttgtaaaatactccagttaaaaaaacactaactaggttaaaaatttgctgatgtggcatctgATGTGGCCCTTTTAGCTGATGTGTCATATGACGTGGCAGTTGATGTggcatttttgatgacgtggcagctgatgtggcagtctaCGTGGCATTTTTGATGAACACTTGAACACATTACGGTCACCGTTTTTAAAGTTAGGGCCATGTGCATCTGTGCTAACCTTTTCACCGTTTTATGAATATCAGCTCCCATTACCTTACTTTTCATCCA belongs to Helianthus annuus cultivar XRQ/B chromosome 5, HanXRQr2.0-SUNRISE, whole genome shotgun sequence and includes:
- the LOC110941312 gene encoding TMV resistance protein N isoform X2; the protein is MMRRYPSSSSSTTVSQCYDVFMSFRGKDTRMTFTSHLYDTLIQNGIRTYKDDMTLELGKPIAPELIQAIEASKIAVVILSRQYATSKWCLQELAEIVDCMKLGMLTVIPIFYHVTPCDVRHQSNCFEQAFSDHDANTQIAPGTVNMWRAAFKEVGALAGMHVTKDKDEAEVVRTVVSRVLSYLSNTMPLDGRIERSRSAATAVYAASSAAATYGERSAATAVSAASSAAPQWPYTLHQAQPPHAVSAATTAYRAQSQRAPQGSQLQHHHSERSHSATSSAAAAAAVSSEVGASAAAAIINEVMDELLYY
- the LOC110941312 gene encoding TMV resistance protein N isoform X1, which codes for MRRYPSSSSSTTVSQCYDVFMSFRGKDTRMTFTSHLYDTLIQNGIRTYKDDMTLELGKPIAPELIQAIEASKIAVVILSRQYATSKWCLQELAEIVDCMKLGMLTVIPIFYHVTPCDVRHQSNCFEQAFSDHDANTQIAPGTVNMWRAAFKEVGALAGMHVTKDKDEAEVVRTVVSRVLSYLSNTMPLDGRIERSRSAATAVYAASSAAATYGERSAATAVSAASSAAPQWPYTLHQAQPPHAVSAATTAYRAQSQRAPQGSQLQHHHSERSHSATSSAAAAAAVSSEVGASAAAAIINEVMDELLYY